The Moorena sp. SIOASIH genome contains the following window.
TACATAATCTAGTTTTCCTACTAGATGTAGAGTTAATGGCATATTGTAGGCGTTGCTACTCAAGGCCATTTTTTCTATAAACCATAGCCTTTGTTGTGCATAGGATAACGGGATTACCTGCTCCCTAGAAATTGATTGAATGGAACTAGCTACAGATTTCTTAGTTATTTGTACTTCTCGAAGAAACTCTAAAATTTCTGTCTTGCGCTCCACTAGATTCCGTTTTAGCTCTGCTGTCATTACTCCCTTGGGAGCATAACATTCCAGTTGCTCTTCCTCTATCCAAAGTTTAACACCCAGATTTTGCAGGTAAGAAATAAAATTAACTGTTTTCATAACACAAATCTCTCATATTCTTCTGTTTCTGAAATTAACGTAGTCTTATCTTGGGGTAGCTGACGCAGCACTTCAATATTTTTAGCTATGCCAGCAATAGTTGGTGACTCAAATAAACCCTGTAAAGTCAGTTCATTCCCAAAAGCCTGTTGCACCCGAGAAACAACCTGAGTTGCCATCAAAGAATGACCACCTAAATCAAAGAAGTTATCATGTATTCCCACCTTTTCTATTCCCAACACTTCTGCCCAAATCTCTGCTAATGCCTTCTGTGTCTGTGTCTGTGGAGCTACATACTCCGTTGACACACTACTAGCCATATCCGTTACAGGCAAAGCTTTACGGTCTACTTTGCCATTGGGAGTCAGAGGCAGTTGCGACAACACCATCAACCCCGATGGCACCATATACTCTGGCAACCGCGACTGTAGATACTCTCTCAACTCTGGTATCAGTTCCTTTCTGAACTGGGAACTCAAGGGATTATTCCCATAATTATGCCAATTACTTGCTACCACCGATTTTTGAGTTAGTGGTGTTAACACTATCCCTTCTTTGGCTAACTCACTGCGCACAAATACCCCATCCATCAATTCCGGACCTCCCTGAGCAGACCAACACAACTCTAGAGAATACCCATTATCCGAACTCAGTTGATGTAGCCTCTCTGGGTCGATGCCATTGACTCGCTTCTCCTGTAAAAACTGCCTCAACTGCTGTACATTCTGTTTTGATTCTGGCTGTGATAGCCACTCTACCAACTCTACATCATTAGCTACTCTGCCATTGACTAAACCACTAAAGCAAATTGATTCTGGCCCAATGTCTCGCAGATAAGTTTCTATCTGTTGAACACTCAGAGCCCCTCCACTTTCTACAGTCGGTGTTATTACTGTTCCTGGTTGTGCCTCTATATGCAACAGTACGCTATAGCGATATTTATTCAGTTCATTGTGTTCTGTTCCCCTCTGTAAACGGATTTGTACATGAGTTATTTCTGGATGTTTTTCTTGGAGAGCTACAAACAACTCTGGTGAGACTAACAACTCTCTCTCCTGCTCCATTTTTATATCTATCTTTTCTTTGAGTTGTTGTCGTGACAGTGAGGGAGTTGCTTGATAGAGTTGCACTGAACTGTGAAAGGCTTTCATTAATGGTAAACACCGGACATCTCCCAGGAGAATGATTCCTCCTGGTTTGACTATCTGAATTGCCTCAGATATTGCTTGTAACAAATACTCTACATTCGGAAAATATTGAATTACCGAGTTGAGAATCACCACATCGAAGTTTTGAGCTGATAGGTCACCGATCTCATCTGCTCTTTTCTGTGCTAGATTGACCTGAGCATATTTCTCTGGTTCTTGGAGTATTTGTTGTTGGATATACTCTAGGGAAATCCTAGATATATCTATGCCATAATAGGCTTGTGTGTGGGGGGCGATTTGAAATAGTAGCAACCCGGTTCCACAACCTATTTCACATACTTTTTTCGGTTTATGTGCTAATACTTGAGCTACAATATCCCCTGCCCAGATTCGCATTTGCCTTTCTGGTAAGGATTGGTTGTCGTAACTGCTACTCCAACCTGAGATGTTGAATAATGGGTCGGTTACTTCACTCTTCTGTTCATCAATTTGTTGATTAAATAGGTTTTGCCAACTGTTGATTTGAGTGTTTGATAGTTCTGGGTTTGATGTGATATTGCTTTCAACTAATGGTACTATATATGCTACTAGACCTTGAGCACCTGAGTTATCTTCCTTGGCTACTACTACTGTTTGTTTGACACTGGGATGTTGAGTTAAGGTTGCTTCTATTTCTCCAGTTTATATCCGGTATCCTCGCACTTTGACTTGGTGGTCTATCCGCCCGATAAATTCTATATTCCCATCACCTAGATAACGGCCTAAATCACCCGTTTTATATAATAATTTTGACTTTTGACTTCCCTTAAGGAGGGGGGTAAGGGGGGGGTTGACTTTTGAGTTGTCAAAGGGGTTCGGGATAAATCTCTGATTTGTTAAATCCTCTCGGTTGAGATACCCACGAGCTAAACCAACACTACCTATATAAATTTCACCAGGTACTCCTATGGGTACTGGTTGTAAATTCTTGTCTAGGATGTAGATTTGAGTATTGCTGATCGGCCTACCTATGGGTGGTACAGAACACTCTGGTGAGCATTCGGCCATGGTGGCACATACTGTTGATTCTGTTGGTCCGTAGGCGTTCACAAATTGTCGCCCCACAGACCAGTAGGATATTAGCTCTGGTGGGCAAGCTTCTCCTGCTACTACTATGGTCTTTAAATCAGGTAATTCCTCTTTTGGCATCACTGCCAGAGCTGAGGGGGGTATGGTGATATGGGTGATTTTGTTCGACTGCAACCACTGACTTAAACCAGTTCCAGGCATTAAAGTATCTCGACTGCCTATGTACAAACTGGCTCCTGAACCTAAAGCCATGACTATTTCCGAGATGGAGGCATCGAAACTTAATGATGCGAACTG
Protein-coding sequences here:
- a CDS encoding methyltransferase domain-containing protein, whose protein sequence is MEATLTQHPSVKQTVVVAKEDNSGAQGLVAYIVPLVESNITSNPELSNTQINSWQNLFNQQIDEQKSEVTDPLFNISGWSSSYDNQSLPERQMRIWAGDIVAQVLAHKPKKVCEIGCGTGLLLFQIAPHTQAYYGIDISRISLEYIQQQILQEPEKYAQVNLAQKRADEIGDLSAQNFDVVILNSVIQYFPNVEYLLQAISEAIQIVKPGGIILLGDVRCLPLMKAFHSSVQLYQATPSLSRQQLKEKIDIKMEQERELLVSPELFVALQEKHPEITHVQIRLQRGTEHNELNKYRYSVLLHIEAQPGTVITPTVESGGALSVQQIETYLRDIGPESICFSGLVNGRVANDVELVEWLSQPESKQNVQQLRQFLQEKRVNGIDPERLHQLSSDNGYSLELCWSAQGGPELMDGVFVRSELAKEGIVLTPLTQKSVVASNWHNYGNNPLSSQFRKELIPELREYLQSRLPEYMVPSGLMVLSQLPLTPNGKVDRKALPVTDMASSVSTEYVAPQTQTQKALAEIWAEVLGIEKVGIHDNFFDLGGHSLMATQVVSRVQQAFGNELTLQGLFESPTIAGIAKNIEVLRQLPQDKTTLISETEEYERFVL
- a CDS encoding amino acid adenylation domain-containing protein translates to VPLDPAYPQERLEYMFADSQVSVLLTQEQLLAQLPQHQAQVVFLDRDWEKIATETPEKVESEVSPQNLAYVIYTSGSTGKPKGVLVEHKGLCNLATVQMQGFQVNSNSRVVQFASLSFDASISEIVMALGSGASLYIGSRDTLMPGTGLSQWLQSNKITHITIPPSALAVMPKEELPDLKTIVVAGEACPPELISYWSVGRQFVNAYGPTESTVCATMAECSPECSVPPIGRPISNTQIYILDKNLQPVPIGVPGEIYIGSVGLARGYLNREDLTNQRFIPNPFDNSKVNPPLTPLLKGSQKSKLLYKTGDLGRYLGDGNIEFIGRIDHQVKVRGYRI